The Thermocrinis ruber genomic sequence CCCGCGCTTACCAGAAGGCAGGTGTCTGCGTAAAACTCCAAGGCACCGTATAGGTTCAAGAGTCTGTCTATGCCTACCTTTTCCTTTCCCTCAAAGGCAGTTTTTATGGGAACATCCTCCGGTTTAAAGAGGAAGGCCTTAGCTATCTGATCTTGAACGGAGGGCTTTACGCAGGATGCGAGGATGTTCTCATACCGTTTTGTAAGCTCCCCAAGCTCTTGATGGGAAAACTTGCCAAGATAGACAAGCTCCCTTCCATCAAAGACGCAGGCATCCACGCTTGTGTTTCCCACATCAATGGTTAGCCACTTCATCCCACAGCTCCAGCAAAATCTCATTGATCAAAAGCCAACCCCTCTTGGAAAGCCTCACTCTATCACCTTCCTCCAAAAAGAACTCCCTTATATGGTCTGGAATGTTTGGTAGCACCTCTTTTGGAACGCCATCCCTTGTCCGCAGGGCTACGAAAAGATAGTCCTTTAAAAGTTCCTCCCCTTCAAGGCTTTCCTCCATTTCTATGGGTTTTTCCCCCTGCAGGACTGCCCTCCTGTATTTTTCCAAGTTCCTGTAGTTTCCAAACCTCTTTTTGTTTATAAAACTCCAAGCGGAAACGCCAAGCCCCAAAAATTCTTTGTGGCTCCAATACAGAAGGTTGTGGGCACAGCGGTAGCCCTCTTTAGCAAAGTTGCTTATTTCATAGTGTTCAAAACCCATTGAACTTAGCTCTTCTGAGAGAAACAAAAACATCTCCTCTATTTGCTCATCGGAGGGAAGCTTTAGCTCGCCCTTTTGCCAAAGACGTCCAAAGAGGGTGTCCTCGTAAGGTGTTAGCAGGTAGGCAGAAAGGTGGGTTATGGGTAGGTCTTTTATAACCTTTAGCTCTTCCTTTAGGTCATGGATGGTCTGTCCCGGTAGCCCGTAAATTAGGTCAATGCTTAGGTTTTCAAAGCCTGCGGACTTTGCCTCAAGGATAGCCCTTATGCCTTCTTTGGGCGAATGCCATCTTCCCAAAAACCGCAGGTTTTTCTCCAAAAAACTCTGAACTCCAAAGCTCAGTCTGTTTATTCCCAGTTCCAAAAGCCCTTCAAAGTCCTCCCTTTTATAGCTTTCTGGATTGCACTCCATGGTGATTTCTTTTACTCCTCTTGTGTCTAAGTCTTTGAAGAATTCCCTCCAAAGCTTGGTAGGATAAAGGGAAGGAGTACCTCCGCCCAGGTATACAGTCTTTAGGTCAAAGGGTAAGTCTTTGTAAAGCTCCAACTCCCTCTTTAAAAGCTCTAAGTATTCTTTAGAAGGTTCAGAAACAAAGGATACGAAGTCGCAGTAAGGACACTTATTGGCACAGAATGGTATATGAATATAAAGCCCTTCAATCATTGGAGAACCTTATGGGTTTTTGCCTAAGCTCCTTTACTATGGAGAGGGCTGTGCCCACCATCAGACTAAAGGTCAGTGCGCTGGAACCACCGTAGCTAACAAAGGGCAGTGGAATTCCCACCACGGGCATAAAGCCCATAGTCATGGCAAAATTCACAAAAACCTCAAAGATAAGAAAGGTGGAGAAAACGCCCAAGAACAGCACCTCTTCCTTTATGTCCGCCCTTGGAATGTAGCTTAAAAACTTCCAAGCCATCACAAAAAAGGCAGTTATCAACAGAAAGCTCACAAAAAAGCCCATCTCCTCTGCTATTACAGAAAATATAAAGTCTGTGTGCTTTTCCGGCAGGAAAAGTAAATGGGATTGGGTACCCTTCAGAAAGCCCTTTCCAAAAAGGCCACCCGAGCCAATGGCAATAACCGACTGAATAAGCTGATAACCACTGCCCAGATAGTCTTCATAAGGGTCAAGGACTGCCAGTATTCTCTTTTTTTGATAGTCTTTTAAAAAGTGCCACAGCAGAGGAGACAAAAGCAAAAGAAGGACAAAAAAGCCAATAAAGTATCTTAGCTTTAGCCCAAAGAAAAAGAGGGCAGAAAAGAGAATAAAAAAGTAAGTAATTGCAGTGCCAAGGTCTGGTTGCTTTAGCACCAAAGCGGAAGGGATCAAAAAGGCAAGAAGAAGGATAAAAAATTCCCTGCTTTTTAGGGAACTTATGCGAGAAAAGGCGTAGGCACTTAAAAGCAAGAGGGAATACTTCATAAACTCGGAAGGTTGTATGTGAACGGGACCCAAATCTATCCACCTTTTGGCACCGTAGACAGTTTTTCCCACAATGGGTACAAGGACCAGAAGAAACAGATTTAGCCCATAAACAACGGGTGCATACTCCAAAAGGGTTCTAAAGTTGAACCTTGAAAGCAAAAGGATAATAAACCAGCCAAAAACTACGTAAAAAAGCTGTTTGAAAAACAAGGTAGATGTTTGCCCCGAGTAGGTGGCACTATAAACACCCAAAAGTCCCACTACTGAAATAAAAAG encodes the following:
- the rodA gene encoding rod shape-determining protein RodA; the protein is MLFISVVGLLGVYSATYSGQTSTLFFKQLFYVVFGWFIILLLSRFNFRTLLEYAPVVYGLNLFLLVLVPIVGKTVYGAKRWIDLGPVHIQPSEFMKYSLLLLSAYAFSRISSLKSREFFILLLAFLIPSALVLKQPDLGTAITYFFILFSALFFFGLKLRYFIGFFVLLLLLSPLLWHFLKDYQKKRILAVLDPYEDYLGSGYQLIQSVIAIGSGGLFGKGFLKGTQSHLLFLPEKHTDFIFSVIAEEMGFFVSFLLITAFFVMAWKFLSYIPRADIKEEVLFLGVFSTFLIFEVFVNFAMTMGFMPVVGIPLPFVSYGGSSALTFSLMVGTALSIVKELRQKPIRFSND
- the hemW gene encoding radical SAM family heme chaperone HemW; this encodes MIEGLYIHIPFCANKCPYCDFVSFVSEPSKEYLELLKRELELYKDLPFDLKTVYLGGGTPSLYPTKLWREFFKDLDTRGVKEITMECNPESYKREDFEGLLELGINRLSFGVQSFLEKNLRFLGRWHSPKEGIRAILEAKSAGFENLSIDLIYGLPGQTIHDLKEELKVIKDLPITHLSAYLLTPYEDTLFGRLWQKGELKLPSDEQIEEMFLFLSEELSSMGFEHYEISNFAKEGYRCAHNLLYWSHKEFLGLGVSAWSFINKKRFGNYRNLEKYRRAVLQGEKPIEMEESLEGEELLKDYLFVALRTRDGVPKEVLPNIPDHIREFFLEEGDRVRLSKRGWLLINEILLELWDEVANH